The following coding sequences lie in one Pseudarthrobacter phenanthrenivorans Sphe3 genomic window:
- a CDS encoding FecCD family ABC transporter permease: MTFDGSPAVRHYRFLPFRSGLNRTALLAAAVVVLFAVSVLLGSYTVTIPDFFKILIAHLTGGEKIPGASFIVMENKLPRAVIGTMIGLAFGLAGALFQTMLRNPLASPDIIGISYGASAAAVVAIVIFGASGAAVSGAALAGALGVAALIYAISSGTISGNGRGDAAGNRLILSGVGIAAALHAVVSFLMTRADIRTAADALVWLNGSLNSASWDRAGVLALALLVLLPAAAAIAGPLRILELGPDAAAGLGIRVSATRLALVVVAVALAAVATAAAGPVSFVAFLAGPIARRFAGKASLPASALVGALIVLAADYAAANLAPLLLDGTVLPVGVITGALGAPFLLWLLVTANRKDA, translated from the coding sequence ATGACATTTGACGGCAGTCCGGCGGTAAGACATTACCGATTCCTGCCATTTCGCAGCGGCCTGAACCGGACTGCGCTCCTGGCCGCCGCCGTCGTGGTCCTTTTTGCCGTGTCCGTCCTGCTGGGCAGCTACACCGTCACCATCCCCGACTTCTTCAAAATCCTGATCGCCCACCTGACCGGCGGTGAGAAGATCCCCGGCGCCAGCTTCATCGTGATGGAGAACAAGCTGCCGCGGGCCGTTATCGGCACCATGATCGGGCTCGCGTTCGGCCTGGCGGGCGCCCTGTTCCAGACGATGCTCCGCAATCCGCTGGCCAGCCCGGACATCATCGGCATCAGCTACGGCGCCAGCGCTGCTGCCGTGGTGGCCATCGTTATTTTCGGTGCCTCCGGGGCGGCCGTCTCGGGGGCAGCACTTGCCGGCGCGCTCGGCGTCGCGGCCCTCATTTACGCCATCTCCAGCGGCACCATCAGCGGCAACGGCCGCGGTGACGCCGCCGGCAACCGCCTCATCCTGTCAGGGGTGGGGATCGCCGCCGCGCTGCATGCAGTGGTGAGCTTCCTGATGACCCGGGCAGATATCCGAACCGCAGCCGACGCGCTCGTCTGGCTCAACGGCTCCCTGAACTCCGCCAGCTGGGACCGCGCCGGTGTCCTTGCCCTTGCCCTGTTGGTCCTGCTTCCTGCCGCGGCGGCCATCGCCGGCCCGCTGCGCATCCTTGAGCTTGGACCGGACGCCGCCGCGGGCCTGGGCATCAGGGTCAGCGCCACCCGCCTGGCGCTGGTGGTCGTTGCCGTTGCGCTTGCAGCGGTGGCGACTGCAGCCGCCGGGCCAGTCTCGTTCGTCGCCTTCCTGGCCGGTCCCATCGCCCGCCGCTTCGCCGGGAAAGCCAGCCTCCCGGCGTCGGCCCTGGTGGGTGCCCTCATCGTCCTTGCGGCCGACTACGCGGCCGCCAACCTTGCCCCCCTGCTGCTGGACGGCACCGTCCTGCCCGTGGGCGTCATCACCGGCGCGCTTGGTGCCCCGTTCCTGCTGTGGCTCCTGGTCACGGCCAACCGAAAGGATGCCTGA
- a CDS encoding FecCD family ABC transporter permease, which produces MTQSTTTAARHEPGSGTFVPAKGAVDTARARAFGGKRAAWLLAAVVVLALLAGASLAVGARGLSLATVWEALAAFDPANGDHAVVHARIPRTVLGLLAGGALGLAGAAMQGVARNPLADPGIMGVNAGAALAVVTGIYVFGVGSLSGYIWFAFVGAAAAAVVVYLIASLGRDGATPVKLALAGAALNAGLYSLMNVILVSSQDTLDRFRFWQVGGIAGRDWSVVLSGLPFLAAGAVIVLLTGRVLNSLALGDDIARGLGQSVGLARGVTALGVVLLCGSATALAGPIAFVGLVIPHAVRFLTGPDYRWILPFSLVLAPALLLGADIIGRVVLLPGEVPAGIMTALVGAPVFVWLIRRGKGAGL; this is translated from the coding sequence CGCTTTCGGGGGGAAGCGCGCCGCCTGGCTGCTGGCCGCCGTCGTCGTACTTGCCCTGCTGGCCGGGGCCTCCCTGGCCGTCGGCGCCAGGGGGCTGTCCCTGGCCACGGTGTGGGAGGCGCTGGCTGCGTTTGATCCCGCCAACGGCGACCATGCCGTGGTCCATGCCCGCATTCCCCGTACCGTCCTTGGCCTGCTGGCCGGCGGCGCACTGGGGCTGGCGGGTGCAGCGATGCAGGGCGTGGCCAGGAATCCGCTCGCCGACCCGGGCATCATGGGCGTCAACGCCGGGGCTGCCCTCGCGGTGGTCACCGGCATCTACGTCTTCGGTGTCGGCTCACTCTCCGGCTACATCTGGTTCGCTTTCGTCGGGGCCGCAGCCGCCGCCGTCGTGGTTTACCTCATTGCCTCCCTGGGCCGGGACGGTGCCACCCCCGTGAAGCTTGCCCTGGCAGGCGCGGCGCTGAACGCCGGCCTGTACTCCCTGATGAACGTCATCCTGGTATCCAGCCAGGACACCCTGGACCGCTTCCGTTTCTGGCAGGTGGGCGGCATCGCCGGACGCGACTGGTCCGTGGTGCTGTCCGGACTGCCCTTCCTTGCCGCCGGCGCGGTCATCGTGCTCCTGACCGGGCGCGTCCTGAACAGCCTGGCCCTCGGGGACGACATAGCCCGCGGCCTCGGCCAGAGCGTAGGCCTGGCCCGCGGCGTCACAGCCCTCGGTGTGGTGCTGCTGTGCGGGTCCGCCACGGCGCTGGCCGGCCCCATTGCGTTCGTTGGCCTGGTCATTCCGCACGCCGTCCGCTTCCTGACCGGTCCGGACTACCGCTGGATCCTGCCGTTCTCGCTGGTCCTCGCGCCGGCGCTGCTCCTGGGCGCGGACATCATCGGCCGCGTGGTGCTCCTTCCCGGCGAAGTCCCGGCCGGCATCATGACCGCCCTCGTGGGCGCCCCCGTTTTCGTCTGGCTGATCCGCCGCGGGAAGGGAGCCGGGCTGTGA